In the Qipengyuania pelagi genome, one interval contains:
- a CDS encoding queuosine precursor transporter, giving the protein MEKPAPQPVVAAPDGPRFRYFDLVMAGFVTVLLLSNIIGAAKLSAVPVPFWPQGWWPAADGTFIFGAGILFFPISYVLGDVLTEVYGYARARRVIWAGFAALIFMAAMSAIVVAMPPAASWTGQDAYEQVFGLVPRIVLASIIAFWAGEFVNSFVMAKMKIWTGGRALWSRTIGSTVVGQGVDSLLFYPIAFLGVWQTGDVLLVMVTNWALKVLWEALLTPVTYAVVGWLKRREGVEIFDTGTDFSPFAKDRSRI; this is encoded by the coding sequence ATGGAAAAGCCCGCACCACAGCCAGTCGTCGCGGCGCCCGATGGCCCGCGCTTTCGCTATTTCGACCTCGTGATGGCGGGGTTCGTCACGGTCCTCCTTCTTTCGAACATCATCGGCGCCGCCAAATTGTCCGCCGTGCCGGTGCCGTTCTGGCCCCAGGGCTGGTGGCCCGCTGCGGACGGGACCTTCATCTTCGGCGCGGGCATCCTGTTCTTCCCGATCAGCTACGTCCTCGGCGACGTGCTGACCGAGGTTTACGGCTATGCCCGCGCCCGCCGGGTGATCTGGGCCGGCTTTGCCGCGCTGATCTTCATGGCGGCGATGAGCGCGATCGTGGTCGCCATGCCGCCCGCCGCAAGCTGGACCGGGCAGGACGCCTACGAACAGGTGTTCGGCCTCGTTCCCCGCATCGTCCTCGCCTCGATCATCGCCTTCTGGGCGGGAGAGTTCGTCAATTCCTTCGTCATGGCGAAGATGAAGATCTGGACAGGGGGCCGCGCCTTATGGAGCCGCACCATCGGATCGACCGTGGTCGGCCAGGGCGTCGATAGCCTGCTATTCTACCCGATCGCCTTTCTGGGCGTCTGGCAAACGGGCGACGTCCTGCTGGTGATGGTCACCAATTGGGCTCTGAAGGTTTTGTGGGAGGCGCTGCTGACGCCCGTCACCTACGCGGTCGTGGGCTGGCTGAAGCGACGCGAGGGGGTCGAAATCTTTGATACCGGGACCGACTTCTCGCCCTTCGCCAAGGACCGTTCGCGGATATGA
- a CDS encoding DUF6950 family protein: MRSLTPAERVAATQAVIDRFRDKPFSWAGANCIALARMQAKGLGHPVPPVPQFRSALGAKRAMAKRGAASVAELLDKHFQRHLAPAFAQTGDLVVLAGDEDATGLQAVCISDGRGNLFGWHEKRPEGLSVIKWADGDIAAAWRL, translated from the coding sequence ATGCGCAGCCTGACACCAGCGGAGCGTGTAGCAGCCACCCAGGCGGTAATTGATCGCTTTAGAGACAAGCCCTTTTCATGGGCAGGCGCGAACTGCATCGCCTTGGCGCGGATGCAGGCGAAGGGCTTGGGACATCCGGTCCCCCCTGTGCCGCAATTCAGGTCCGCTTTGGGGGCCAAGCGGGCCATGGCTAAGCGAGGAGCCGCCAGCGTGGCAGAGTTGCTCGACAAGCACTTCCAGCGCCATCTAGCGCCAGCATTCGCGCAAACCGGGGATCTAGTCGTCCTGGCGGGCGATGAGGACGCTACGGGCCTTCAAGCAGTCTGCATCTCGGATGGCCGGGGAAATCTGTTTGGATGGCACGAGAAGCGGCCAGAGGGCCTATCCGTCATTAAGTGGGCCGATGGCGACATCGCGGCGGCTTGGCGCTTGTAG
- a CDS encoding phage major capsid protein, with amino-acid sequence MNLSTTPLALAAALANPPRALVGAPRAEGNAQSILSELQGAFTDFRARHDERLNAIENELDKNATDRAFARLSGASDGMPVDHEYTQTFASYFRKGDGSAEAALTSANATGERLAIQNSMSVGTNSDGGYLAPVEWDRQVRQKLRETSPMRQIAQVQPTSNGAFSTIWNNDTWGSGWVGETAARPQTSTASLSQLVFEAGEIYAMPAATQRLLDDSAINVDTWLADSVEAEFARQENIAFISGNGTNKPRGLLTYVPGGASDGVHPGGNLATFNTESATDIPGGDTLIDFKYQLAAPYRQNARFLMNSQTAARIAKLKDNDGNYLWREGLTADEPASLLGRPVTIDEAMPDIGGDAYPIAFGDFQAGYLINDRIGMRVLRDPFTSKPFVLFYCTKRVGGGVLDPNAIKLLKVAVTA; translated from the coding sequence ATGAACCTAAGCACTACCCCTCTCGCTTTGGCAGCGGCGCTTGCCAATCCTCCGCGCGCTCTTGTCGGTGCACCCCGCGCCGAAGGCAACGCGCAATCCATCCTCTCCGAACTGCAAGGGGCATTTACCGACTTCCGCGCCCGCCACGACGAGCGCCTGAACGCGATCGAGAACGAACTCGACAAGAACGCGACGGACCGCGCTTTTGCACGACTGAGCGGCGCTTCGGACGGGATGCCGGTGGACCACGAATACACCCAAACCTTTGCCAGCTATTTTCGCAAGGGCGACGGGTCGGCTGAAGCTGCACTGACCTCCGCCAACGCGACGGGCGAGCGCCTCGCGATTCAGAACAGCATGAGCGTCGGGACGAACAGCGATGGCGGGTATCTCGCTCCGGTCGAATGGGATCGGCAGGTTCGCCAGAAGCTGCGCGAGACTTCGCCCATGCGACAGATTGCCCAAGTCCAGCCGACCAGCAACGGCGCATTCTCGACCATTTGGAACAACGACACGTGGGGATCGGGCTGGGTCGGTGAAACCGCAGCGCGCCCTCAGACCTCCACCGCCAGCCTGTCGCAGCTCGTTTTCGAAGCGGGCGAAATCTACGCAATGCCGGCCGCAACTCAGCGCCTACTCGATGATAGCGCGATCAACGTGGACACTTGGCTCGCGGACAGCGTGGAAGCTGAGTTCGCTCGCCAAGAGAATATCGCGTTCATCTCTGGTAATGGCACTAACAAGCCGCGCGGCCTGCTGACCTATGTGCCCGGCGGCGCGTCGGATGGCGTCCACCCTGGCGGCAATCTGGCGACGTTCAACACTGAAAGCGCGACTGACATCCCCGGCGGCGATACCCTGATCGATTTCAAGTATCAGCTGGCAGCGCCTTATCGCCAGAACGCCCGGTTCTTGATGAACAGCCAGACCGCTGCACGCATTGCGAAGCTGAAGGACAACGACGGCAATTATCTGTGGCGCGAAGGTCTTACCGCAGACGAACCGGCGTCATTGCTCGGGCGCCCGGTGACGATTGACGAAGCAATGCCCGACATCGGCGGGGATGCCTACCCGATCGCGTTCGGTGATTTCCAGGCCGGCTACCTCATCAACGATCGCATCGGAATGCGCGTTCTACGGGATCCCTTCACCTCGAAGCCCTTCGTCCTGTTCTATTGCACGAAGCGAGTCGGCGGCGGCGTCCTCGATCCGAACGCCATCAAGCTGCTGAAGGTCGCAGTGACCGCCTAA
- a CDS encoding P27 family phage terminase small subunit — translation MRERQNEPIAAGDDIRSAPPPNNLHDGLATVWQQVASLVPKDIAGKADQLAFEALVRLIYTMRSREAKAAHFARLQSLLAEFGMTPAARARLCKL, via the coding sequence ATGCGGGAACGGCAGAACGAGCCGATAGCAGCGGGTGATGATATTCGCTCTGCACCGCCACCGAATAATCTTCATGACGGACTGGCGACCGTTTGGCAGCAAGTCGCCTCGCTAGTGCCGAAGGACATTGCCGGGAAAGCCGACCAGCTCGCCTTCGAAGCATTGGTGAGGCTTATTTACACGATGCGCAGCAGGGAAGCCAAGGCGGCACATTTTGCGCGCCTTCAATCTCTGCTCGCTGAATTCGGAATGACGCCTGCCGCGCGGGCGCGTCTCTGCAAACTTTAG
- a CDS encoding AAA family ATPase, whose amino-acid sequence MLDTIEPETFFGHDRDGNLIEWESQEAYDRHHDGQDYPDDYKRPDSTRCREIKARLLHLSAIEPVLSISYLVKGWLSAGGYSIIYGPSNAGKTFVALDMAMHVAARKEWRGCKVNGGPVFYIAAEGGSGVLNRLAAFKVEHADMADADFTLLPIGVDLHGSGDAAIIIELLKGTDPALIVVDTLARSMGEGDENTAKDAGMFIRNCDLIREATGAHVAVIHHTGKEEDRGGRGSSAYRAAADTEILIANHRISSKKQRDMAAPNELHYSLRTVTLGCDDDGDPVTSAVVDPADAPPAIRKPLKGKDEVAMTALNEALREHGRNDLGDDYPSGCPAVAIEHWREACAAHGLTTGASDAAARMAFKRAKDKLMDLDEVREFGGHVWKVRDDG is encoded by the coding sequence ATGCTTGATACGATCGAACCCGAAACCTTTTTCGGCCACGACCGGGACGGCAATCTGATCGAGTGGGAGTCCCAAGAGGCATACGACCGTCATCACGACGGGCAGGACTATCCTGACGATTACAAGCGGCCCGACAGCACTCGTTGCAGAGAAATCAAAGCGCGGTTGCTCCATCTCAGCGCAATTGAGCCAGTTCTAAGCATATCCTACCTTGTGAAAGGATGGCTTTCGGCAGGCGGCTATTCGATCATCTACGGCCCTTCCAATGCGGGCAAAACCTTCGTGGCGCTCGACATGGCGATGCACGTGGCTGCCAGGAAAGAATGGCGGGGCTGCAAGGTCAACGGCGGTCCCGTGTTCTATATCGCTGCCGAGGGCGGCTCTGGCGTCCTAAACAGGCTCGCCGCCTTCAAAGTCGAACACGCCGACATGGCGGATGCGGATTTCACACTCCTGCCGATCGGCGTTGACCTTCACGGCAGTGGAGACGCGGCGATCATCATTGAATTGCTGAAGGGGACAGACCCGGCGCTGATCGTCGTGGACACGCTCGCGCGCTCGATGGGCGAAGGTGACGAGAACACCGCGAAGGATGCGGGCATGTTCATCCGTAACTGCGACCTGATACGCGAGGCGACCGGGGCGCACGTCGCTGTGATCCATCACACCGGCAAGGAAGAGGACCGAGGCGGGCGTGGTTCGTCGGCATATCGGGCAGCTGCCGACACGGAAATCCTGATCGCGAACCATCGCATATCGAGCAAAAAACAGCGCGACATGGCTGCGCCTAACGAGCTTCATTACTCACTGCGCACCGTGACCTTAGGCTGCGATGATGACGGCGACCCGGTAACGAGTGCCGTGGTCGATCCAGCGGACGCGCCACCTGCCATCCGCAAGCCGCTCAAGGGCAAAGACGAAGTAGCGATGACGGCGCTGAATGAGGCGCTTCGCGAACATGGTCGGAATGACTTGGGCGATGACTACCCTTCCGGGTGTCCAGCCGTCGCAATCGAACACTGGCGGGAAGCATGTGCCGCGCATGGTCTCACTACTGGGGCAAGCGATGCGGCTGCTCGCATGGCCTTCAAACGAGCAAAGGACAAGCTGATGGATCTAGATGAGGTTCGCGAATTCGGTGGTCACGTCTGGAAGGTGCGCGACGATGGATAG
- a CDS encoding AlpA family phage regulatory protein, with product MTKFLRFPAVIERTGLSRSTIYEMMDREEFPRPVKIGARAVAWSSDRLDAWMTERMEAA from the coding sequence ATGACCAAGTTTCTACGCTTTCCGGCGGTGATCGAACGCACCGGCCTGTCACGATCCACTATCTATGAAATGATGGATCGCGAAGAATTCCCGCGCCCTGTTAAGATCGGCGCGCGCGCTGTCGCATGGTCCTCGGATCGGCTTGACGCCTGGATGACTGAAAGGATGGAAGCTGCCTAA
- a CDS encoding tyrosine-type recombinase/integrase — translation MLTDTKIAAIKPPAKGQQEHPDHKVTGLRLRVGAGGAKTWTLRRRVGGKVINRKLGTYPAMRLAAARDAAETMIAALERDGSTEGLDRTFEAAAEAWIEAKNRPDLIRRQLELHVYPDWRDRKLGSIKRAEIRDLIQGLEGDVLPNRVLATIKTVFGYAISQDWIETSPADRIDKPNSEAARERFLSMDEVARVWNASGLLGYPDGPWMRLLLLTGQRRSEVAAMQWADLDLDNATWTLTAAHTKAKRAHLVPLAPAAVDIIKAMPELGDYVFSTSANSPIKGFARSKRQLDEWLESKCAGLSEPWRYHDLRRTAATHMVRLGIPELVVSRVLNHRVQGVTGQVYALHSYAPEKRHALEAWAAEVDRAVNGERGGNIIRLEKA, via the coding sequence ATGCTGACCGATACGAAGATCGCAGCAATCAAGCCGCCCGCTAAAGGGCAGCAAGAGCATCCCGATCACAAAGTGACGGGGCTGCGGCTTCGTGTCGGCGCTGGCGGCGCGAAAACTTGGACCTTGCGCCGCCGCGTTGGGGGGAAGGTCATTAACCGTAAGCTCGGCACCTACCCGGCCATGCGGCTGGCAGCGGCGCGCGATGCAGCCGAGACTATGATCGCGGCGCTGGAACGCGATGGCAGCACGGAAGGGCTCGATCGAACCTTTGAGGCGGCGGCAGAGGCGTGGATCGAAGCGAAAAACCGACCCGACCTAATCCGACGCCAACTCGAATTGCATGTCTATCCCGACTGGCGGGATCGCAAGCTGGGCAGCATCAAGCGCGCCGAAATTCGCGATCTAATACAAGGGCTGGAAGGCGATGTCCTCCCGAACCGGGTCCTCGCCACGATCAAGACGGTTTTTGGCTATGCCATCTCGCAGGATTGGATCGAAACCTCTCCGGCCGATCGCATCGACAAGCCGAATAGCGAGGCCGCGCGAGAGCGGTTCCTTTCGATGGACGAAGTCGCGCGCGTGTGGAACGCGTCGGGGCTGCTCGGCTATCCTGACGGGCCGTGGATGCGTCTATTGCTGTTGACAGGCCAGAGGCGCAGCGAGGTCGCTGCGATGCAGTGGGCGGATCTTGACCTCGACAATGCGACCTGGACGCTCACAGCGGCCCACACGAAGGCAAAGCGGGCGCACCTAGTCCCCCTCGCCCCTGCGGCGGTCGATATCATCAAAGCCATGCCAGAGCTTGGCGATTACGTTTTCTCGACGAGCGCGAATTCACCGATAAAGGGTTTTGCCCGATCGAAGCGCCAGCTGGACGAATGGCTCGAAAGCAAGTGCGCGGGCCTGTCCGAACCTTGGCGCTATCACGATCTACGCAGAACTGCCGCCACACATATGGTCCGTCTCGGGATTCCCGAACTTGTCGTCTCGCGAGTGCTGAACCATCGCGTTCAGGGCGTGACGGGGCAGGTCTATGCCTTGCATTCCTACGCGCCAGAAAAGCGCCATGCGCTTGAAGCCTGGGCGGCTGAGGTCGATCGCGCGGTGAATGGTGAGCGCGGCGGCAATATCATTCGGTTGGAGAAGGCCTAA
- a CDS encoding NUDIX hydrolase, with translation MPPPSDPIPAATLVVFREGRAAPEPEILMVVRSRQLRFAGGMAVFPGGRVDPEDRDLAAQSVPDAGEDEHDELAHRIAAIRETLEETGLALGLTGTIDADRAADARKLALEKGALAPVLESFGWSLDPAALIPFARWLPLGLAHDRIFDTRFYLADLGTGAVDVAVDETENTSLFWTSAKDALAMADRGEISVIFPTRRNLERLAQFASYDEARAHAEAIPVRTITPEIDKSGPHPVLRIPDDAGYPVTEEILDSAMRG, from the coding sequence ATGCCCCCACCCTCCGATCCGATTCCCGCCGCCACGCTGGTCGTCTTCCGCGAGGGACGGGCCGCGCCCGAACCCGAGATCCTGATGGTGGTGCGGTCCCGGCAATTGCGCTTCGCGGGCGGCATGGCCGTCTTCCCGGGTGGCCGCGTCGATCCCGAGGACCGCGATCTGGCGGCGCAATCGGTCCCGGACGCAGGGGAGGATGAGCATGACGAACTGGCGCACCGCATCGCCGCGATCCGCGAGACGCTGGAAGAGACCGGGCTGGCGCTCGGCCTGACGGGCACGATCGATGCGGACCGCGCCGCCGACGCGCGCAAGCTGGCGCTGGAAAAGGGCGCGCTGGCGCCGGTGCTCGAAAGCTTCGGCTGGAGCCTCGATCCCGCCGCGCTGATTCCCTTCGCCCGCTGGCTTCCTCTCGGTCTGGCGCATGACCGGATCTTCGACACCCGCTTCTATCTCGCCGATCTGGGCACGGGTGCCGTGGACGTCGCCGTGGACGAGACCGAGAACACAAGCCTGTTCTGGACCAGCGCCAAGGATGCGCTCGCCATGGCCGACCGGGGCGAGATTTCGGTGATCTTCCCGACTCGGCGCAACCTCGAACGGCTCGCCCAATTCGCAAGCTATGACGAGGCCCGCGCCCATGCCGAGGCGATTCCGGTCAGGACGATCACGCCTGAAATCGATAAAAGCGGCCCGCATCCGGTCCTGCGCATCCCAGATGACGCCGGCTATCCGGTCACGGAGGAAATACTCGACAGCGCGATGCGGGGTTGA
- the grxD gene encoding Grx4 family monothiol glutaredoxin, with translation MADANARISDIVGSNDVVLFMKGTPLFPQCGFSSRAVAILDHCGVGYESVDVLQDMEIRQGIKAYSDWPTIPQLYVKGEFVGGSDIMMEMFEAGEMQALMDEKQVAKAS, from the coding sequence ATGGCCGACGCAAACGCCCGCATTTCCGACATTGTCGGCTCCAACGACGTGGTGCTTTTCATGAAGGGCACGCCGCTTTTCCCGCAATGCGGCTTTTCCAGCCGCGCGGTCGCCATCCTCGACCATTGCGGTGTCGGCTATGAAAGCGTCGACGTGTTGCAGGACATGGAAATCCGCCAGGGGATCAAGGCCTATTCCGACTGGCCGACCATTCCACAGCTCTATGTGAAGGGCGAATTCGTCGGCGGCAGCGACATCATGATGGAGATGTTCGAAGCCGGTGAAATGCAGGCGCTGATGGACGAAAAGCAGGTCGCCAAGGCTTCCTGA
- a CDS encoding BolA family protein — protein sequence MPMAADEIERLIREGLPDAEVTIRDLAGDGDHYAAHVVSPAFAGKSRVQQHKLVYEALGTRMGGELHALQLTTQAPTS from the coding sequence ATGCCGATGGCAGCAGACGAAATCGAGCGGCTGATCCGCGAAGGCCTCCCCGACGCCGAAGTCACGATCCGCGATCTGGCAGGCGACGGCGATCATTACGCCGCCCATGTCGTCAGCCCCGCTTTCGCGGGCAAGAGCCGGGTCCAGCAGCACAAGCTCGTCTACGAGGCCCTCGGCACGCGCATGGGCGGCGAACTCCACGCCTTGCAACTGACCACGCAAGCCCCCACGTCCTGA
- a CDS encoding ATPase inhibitor subunit zeta, translating into MMDFKDRERGEEAKFAFDEENAFKIAARRNRLLGEWAAGLMNLSEEETDAYKKAVVQADFEEAGDEDVVRKLLGDLTAADCDVSEADIRAKLSECSVEARRQFMGEARDGQV; encoded by the coding sequence ATTATGGACTTCAAGGATCGTGAGCGCGGCGAGGAAGCCAAGTTCGCCTTTGACGAGGAAAACGCCTTCAAGATCGCCGCGCGTCGCAACCGCCTGCTCGGCGAATGGGCGGCGGGCCTGATGAATCTAAGCGAGGAAGAAACCGACGCCTATAAAAAGGCCGTCGTCCAGGCCGATTTCGAGGAAGCCGGTGACGAGGACGTGGTCCGCAAGCTGCTCGGCGATCTGACCGCCGCCGACTGCGATGTCAGCGAAGCCGATATCCGCGCCAAGCTGAGCGAATGCAGTGTCGAGGCGCGCCGCCAGTTCATGGGCGAAGCGCGCGACGGTCAGGTCTGA
- a CDS encoding NADPH:quinone oxidoreductase family protein has product MKAVLSKEVGGPDTLVVEDLDSPTPDQGEVLIEVAACAINFPDSLIIKDMYQMKPPRPFSPGGEISGTVAALGEGVSGWQVGDRVIAGIGAGGLREQVVVPAARLFKVPEGIDLVQASALLMTYGTTIHGLKDRGDIKAGETVLVLGAAGGVGLSAVELAKAYGARVVAAVSTQEKGEVAKKAGADEIVIYPRAPFDKDQSKALAQQFKEAVGPNGADIVYDIVGGDYSEPALRAIAWEGRFLVIGFPAGIAKMPLNLTLLKSCDIRGVFWGAFTAREPEKNAANIAELFQLWQDGKIAPLISETYPLDKAHEAIAKLESRSAIGKLVVTM; this is encoded by the coding sequence ATGAAAGCAGTCCTGTCGAAAGAAGTCGGCGGACCCGACACCCTCGTGGTCGAGGATCTGGACAGTCCCACGCCCGACCAGGGCGAGGTGCTGATCGAGGTCGCGGCGTGCGCGATCAATTTTCCCGACAGCCTTATCATCAAGGATATGTACCAGATGAAGCCGCCCCGCCCCTTCTCGCCCGGCGGCGAGATTTCGGGGACGGTGGCCGCGCTCGGCGAAGGCGTGTCGGGCTGGCAGGTCGGTGACCGGGTGATTGCCGGGATCGGCGCAGGGGGCCTGCGCGAACAGGTCGTGGTGCCCGCGGCGCGGCTCTTCAAAGTGCCCGAGGGGATCGACCTCGTGCAGGCGAGCGCGCTGCTGATGACCTACGGGACGACCATTCACGGCCTCAAGGATCGCGGCGACATCAAGGCTGGCGAAACCGTGCTGGTGCTCGGCGCGGCGGGCGGCGTGGGCCTTTCGGCGGTGGAACTCGCCAAGGCCTATGGTGCGCGCGTGGTCGCCGCCGTCTCCACGCAGGAAAAGGGCGAGGTCGCGAAGAAGGCCGGTGCCGACGAGATCGTCATCTACCCCCGCGCACCCTTCGACAAGGACCAGTCGAAGGCGCTCGCCCAGCAGTTCAAGGAGGCGGTCGGCCCGAACGGGGCGGATATCGTCTACGATATCGTGGGCGGCGATTATTCCGAACCGGCCCTGCGCGCGATCGCGTGGGAGGGACGCTTCCTCGTCATCGGCTTCCCCGCAGGGATCGCCAAGATGCCGCTCAACCTGACGCTCCTCAAAAGCTGCGACATTCGCGGCGTGTTCTGGGGCGCCTTCACCGCGCGTGAGCCGGAGAAGAACGCCGCCAACATCGCCGAACTCTTCCAGCTCTGGCAGGACGGAAAGATCGCCCCGCTGATCAGCGAGACCTATCCGCTCGACAAGGCGCATGAGGCGATCGCCAAGCTCGAAAGCCGCAGCGCGATCGGCAAGCTGGTCGTCACGATGTAG
- the leuD gene encoding 3-isopropylmalate dehydratase small subunit — MRAVSTIHGRAIPLGLKNVDTDVIIPAHWLKTVTREGLGKGAFETIRQAPGNPFDVEDFAGAPILIAGDNFGCGSSREHAAWAMLDMGLTAVIAPSFSDIFSGNAFKNGILAVELPQDQVDRLLEVAQTHPITIDLENQVVTTPFQDRFAFDVDPFRKRCLLEGLDEIGLTLASADAITHHEAGRAQDLPWLDRPLVANAP, encoded by the coding sequence ATGCGCGCCGTTTCCACCATCCACGGTCGCGCCATTCCGCTGGGCCTCAAGAACGTCGACACCGACGTCATCATCCCCGCGCACTGGCTCAAGACGGTCACCCGCGAAGGCCTGGGCAAAGGCGCGTTCGAAACCATCCGCCAGGCGCCCGGAAACCCCTTCGACGTGGAGGATTTCGCAGGCGCGCCCATCCTGATCGCGGGCGATAATTTCGGCTGCGGGTCGAGCCGCGAACACGCCGCCTGGGCGATGCTCGACATGGGGCTGACCGCGGTGATCGCGCCCAGCTTTTCCGACATCTTTTCAGGCAATGCCTTCAAGAACGGGATTCTCGCGGTCGAACTGCCGCAGGATCAGGTCGATCGCCTGCTCGAGGTAGCGCAGACCCACCCGATCACGATCGATCTCGAGAACCAGGTCGTTACGACCCCGTTTCAGGACCGTTTCGCCTTCGATGTGGACCCGTTTCGCAAGCGCTGCCTGCTGGAGGGGCTGGACGAGATCGGCCTGACGCTCGCCAGCGCGGATGCGATCACGCATCACGAAGCGGGGCGTGCGCAGGACCTTCCCTGGCTGGATCGTCCGCTGGTCGCAAACGCCCCATAG
- a CDS encoding isopropylmalate isomerase — protein sequence MSKLPKSTAAIAGAIGSAAIAAALLYAGKRKQKSDRNKPHQPGPIPSGEAPETD from the coding sequence ATGAGCAAACTTCCCAAATCCACCGCCGCCATCGCAGGCGCGATCGGCTCCGCCGCCATCGCCGCCGCCCTGCTCTATGCAGGCAAGCGCAAGCAGAAGTCCGATCGCAACAAACCACACCAGCCGGGTCCGATCCCTTCCGGGGAAGCGCCCGAAACCGATTGA
- the leuC gene encoding 3-isopropylmalate dehydratase large subunit codes for MASRPRTLYEKIWDAHVVAQPDDPASDDTCLVYIDRHLVHEVTSPQAFEALRLAGRTVRRPDLTLAVPDHNLPTTARLAPNGARLPIEDPQSAAQLAALERNAPAFGIRYIDAVAPEQGIVHVVGPEQGFSLPGATIVCGDSHTAAHGGVGALAFGIGTSEVEHVLATQTLQLRRSKTMEIRVEGKLGPGVTPKDLILHIIGVIGTGGGTGHVIEYRGDVFERMSVEGRLTVCNMSIEGGARAGLIAPDETVFSYLKGRHYAPQGEAWDRAVAWWRSLRTDEGAVFDKSVVIDAADVEPTVSWGTSPEDVVAVGGSVPAPDSFADPSKQAAARKSLDYMGLEPGTPIADVAIENVFIGSCTNSRIEDLRAAAEVLRGRTKAANVRWAIAVPGSGLVKRQAEEEGLDKVFTDAGFEWREPGCSACLAMNPDKVPPGERCASTSNRNFVGRQGPGARTHLMSPAMAAAAAVTGRIADVRQL; via the coding sequence ATGGCCAGCCGCCCCCGCACCCTCTACGAAAAGATCTGGGACGCCCATGTCGTGGCGCAGCCCGACGATCCCGCCTCGGACGATACCTGCCTCGTCTATATCGACCGGCATCTCGTCCACGAAGTCACCAGCCCGCAGGCGTTCGAGGCGCTGCGCCTCGCCGGGCGCACTGTGCGCAGGCCCGACCTGACGCTGGCCGTGCCCGACCACAACCTGCCGACCACCGCACGCCTCGCGCCCAACGGGGCACGGCTTCCCATCGAGGATCCGCAGAGCGCCGCGCAGCTCGCCGCGCTGGAGCGCAACGCACCCGCCTTCGGCATCCGCTATATCGACGCGGTCGCGCCCGAACAGGGGATCGTCCACGTCGTCGGCCCGGAACAGGGCTTCTCGCTTCCCGGCGCGACGATCGTGTGCGGCGATTCGCACACCGCCGCCCATGGCGGGGTCGGCGCGCTCGCCTTCGGGATCGGCACCAGCGAGGTCGAACACGTGCTGGCGACCCAGACGCTGCAATTGCGTCGCTCGAAGACGATGGAAATCCGCGTCGAGGGCAAACTCGGACCCGGTGTCACGCCAAAGGACCTGATCCTGCACATCATCGGCGTGATCGGCACGGGCGGCGGGACGGGCCATGTGATCGAATATCGTGGGGACGTGTTCGAACGGATGAGCGTCGAAGGGCGGCTGACGGTCTGCAACATGTCGATCGAAGGCGGCGCGCGTGCCGGCCTGATCGCGCCCGACGAGACCGTCTTTTCCTATCTCAAGGGCCGTCACTACGCCCCGCAGGGCGAAGCCTGGGATCGCGCGGTCGCATGGTGGCGCTCGCTCCGCACGGACGAGGGCGCGGTGTTCGACAAATCGGTCGTGATCGACGCCGCCGATGTCGAACCCACGGTCAGCTGGGGAACCAGCCCCGAAGACGTGGTGGCGGTGGGCGGCAGCGTGCCCGCGCCCGACAGCTTCGCCGACCCGTCCAAGCAGGCCGCCGCGCGCAAGAGCCTCGATTACATGGGTCTCGAACCGGGAACGCCGATTGCGGACGTGGCAATCGAGAACGTGTTCATCGGCAGCTGCACCAACAGCCGGATCGAGGATCTGCGCGCCGCTGCCGAGGTGCTGCGCGGGCGGACCAAGGCGGCCAATGTGCGCTGGGCCATCGCGGTGCCGGGATCGGGCCTCGTCAAGCGCCAGGCGGAAGAGGAAGGCCTCGACAAGGTCTTCACCGACGCCGGGTTCGAATGGCGCGAGCCGGGCTGTTCGGCCTGCCTCGCCATGAACCCCGACAAGGTACCGCCGGGCGAACGCTGCGCCAGCACCTCGAACCGCAATTTCGTCGGCCGCCAGGGCCCCGGCGCGCGCACCCATCTGATGAGCCCGGCCATGGCCGCCGCTGCCGCGGTGACGGGCCGGATCGCGGATGTGCGCCAGCTGTAA